The following are encoded in a window of Microbacterium sp. LWO13-1.2 genomic DNA:
- a CDS encoding oligosaccharide flippase family protein yields MSSEHRGGDSSDDMTPATGTDPAESIAVPTRSGLGGHLQTHAKPLIIVAFASGLGIIASFAFHLVSARYLSPDDFGLLAAFFVIVNVAAIGSGSLQTAVAVQTAAAVSIASPSPQRLRDRLPTEAIVLGLAGGGAVAAISPWLAGALGTTPAVVIAAAVTIPFSFVFADAVGLLQGSGRVNHAVQWSTISQIARVVFAVIVVATATGLGGMIGAVLAALVFTVAGTLWTARGVARPTRGVFSVAGLTIMVLSIAFAWLTNSDTIFLRAGAEAHLAGTYASAAILVKTGFLIPTTLSLYLLPRFVRNRDNDKLARLGVVVTLALTLVTGVAMIGIFALLGDWMIIFLYGEDYRQAANFLVPASIAYLPWIAAQGMMIRMTSTASPAAAALLLCAVAAQWITFTATIPDVSAMLTAFGLIGAAVLVGFILLDIVGTRRAKRLRLSSAAE; encoded by the coding sequence ATGAGCAGTGAACATCGCGGCGGCGATTCGAGCGACGACATGACTCCGGCGACTGGCACCGATCCCGCCGAGTCGATCGCCGTCCCCACCCGTAGCGGGCTCGGCGGTCATCTTCAGACGCACGCCAAGCCGCTGATCATCGTCGCGTTCGCCAGCGGGCTCGGCATCATCGCCTCGTTCGCGTTCCATCTCGTGAGCGCACGGTACCTCTCCCCCGACGACTTCGGACTCCTCGCCGCGTTCTTCGTGATCGTCAACGTGGCTGCGATCGGAAGCGGCTCGCTGCAGACAGCCGTCGCGGTGCAGACCGCCGCGGCGGTGTCGATCGCGTCGCCTTCGCCACAGCGCCTGCGCGACCGTCTTCCGACCGAGGCCATCGTTCTCGGTCTCGCCGGCGGCGGGGCGGTCGCCGCCATCTCTCCCTGGTTGGCGGGTGCACTCGGAACGACGCCCGCCGTCGTCATCGCCGCGGCGGTCACGATTCCCTTCAGCTTCGTCTTCGCCGACGCCGTGGGACTCCTGCAAGGGTCAGGTCGCGTCAATCATGCCGTGCAATGGTCCACGATCTCGCAGATCGCGCGCGTCGTGTTCGCGGTCATCGTGGTCGCCACGGCGACCGGCCTGGGCGGGATGATCGGGGCGGTCCTCGCTGCCCTCGTGTTCACCGTCGCCGGAACACTCTGGACCGCGAGAGGCGTGGCGCGCCCGACGCGTGGCGTCTTCAGCGTGGCCGGGCTGACGATCATGGTGCTCTCGATCGCCTTCGCCTGGCTGACGAACTCGGATACGATCTTTCTCCGCGCAGGAGCGGAGGCGCACCTGGCCGGAACGTACGCCTCCGCAGCGATTCTGGTGAAGACCGGATTCCTCATTCCGACGACGCTGTCGCTCTACCTCCTCCCCCGATTCGTGCGCAATCGAGACAACGACAAGCTGGCCCGCCTCGGCGTGGTCGTCACCCTCGCGCTGACACTCGTCACCGGCGTTGCGATGATCGGAATCTTCGCGCTCCTGGGCGACTGGATGATCATCTTCCTCTACGGCGAGGACTACCGTCAGGCGGCGAACTTCCTGGTTCCCGCGTCGATCGCCTACCTGCCCTGGATCGCAGCCCAGGGGATGATGATCAGAATGACGAGTACGGCTTCCCCTGCGGCGGCAGCGCTCCTTCTCTGCGCGGTCGCCGCCCAGTGGATCACGTTCACCGCAACGATTCCGGACGTCTCAGCGATGCTGACGGCCTTCGGCCTGATCGGAGCAGCCGTGCTCGTGGGGTTCATCCTGCTGGACATCGTCGGGACGCGTCGCGCCAAGCGACTGCGGCTCTCCTCCGCGGCGGAATGA
- a CDS encoding DUF2304 domain-containing protein encodes MIIILGIAFAVTVLAVIFVLLLRRQLREKYAIMWLVIGLTMLVLAVFPGLLIGLSNVLGVEVPSNLIFALALVLLVGVTLHLSWELSQAEDEVRRVAEEVALLRADVEELQAPASRLHNEQ; translated from the coding sequence ATGATCATCATTCTGGGCATCGCCTTCGCGGTCACCGTGCTCGCCGTCATCTTCGTACTCCTGCTGCGGCGCCAGCTCCGGGAGAAGTACGCGATCATGTGGCTCGTCATCGGCCTGACGATGCTGGTCCTCGCCGTCTTCCCTGGGCTCCTCATCGGACTCTCGAACGTTCTCGGCGTCGAGGTCCCGTCGAACCTCATCTTCGCGCTCGCGCTTGTTCTGCTGGTCGGCGTCACGCTCCACCTCTCCTGGGAACTGTCGCAGGCGGAGGACGAGGTCCGACGGGTCGCCGAAGAAGTCGCGCTGCTGCGTGCCGACGTCGAGGAACTTCAGGCGCCTGCGTCGCGGCTGCACAATGAGCAGTGA
- a CDS encoding O-antigen ligase family protein — protein MTTPRLRLGRLLGSAEMARAFTLAALTAIFGSFAIQRMSSSVTLAAIVTVLCVVGAGILFVRREELSLLRIAPSSLLAFMGWALVSIFWTTDRTDTFFAWLSLLGFAFLAITIGHIRDTLQTVRAIGDALRVLLGISLGLEILSGILLDVPFTFLGIQGQLAAGGPVQGIFGTRNMLGFVAVIALITFVIEWRTRSVTAATSVASVGLAGFLALLSSSPTVLVLAVAVGIASVALMIVRHAPAERRNLVQWALGAVVALGLTFAFVLRHQIIAMMDAGSDFSVRATLWNTILDFTAVKPLQGWGWFGPWQRGEYPFTYINFQLDERHETALNAYFDALLQLGAAGLALFLLLGGVALIRSWLVASVRRPVVYAWTPLVLVTLGVDSMFESFTLAGTGWFMLVLCALRAGQSRSWREQIDAVHTGVIPILRPER, from the coding sequence GCCGCGATCGTGACCGTCCTCTGCGTTGTGGGCGCGGGCATCCTCTTCGTACGCCGAGAAGAACTGTCGCTGCTGCGGATCGCGCCGTCCTCGCTGCTCGCGTTCATGGGCTGGGCGCTGGTCAGCATCTTCTGGACCACCGACCGGACCGACACGTTCTTCGCCTGGTTGTCGCTTCTCGGTTTCGCCTTCCTCGCGATCACGATCGGACACATCCGCGACACCCTGCAGACGGTGCGGGCGATCGGCGATGCGCTGCGCGTCCTGCTGGGCATCTCCCTGGGGCTGGAGATCCTCTCCGGAATCCTCCTCGACGTGCCGTTCACCTTCCTCGGCATCCAGGGGCAGCTCGCCGCGGGCGGGCCAGTGCAGGGCATCTTCGGAACCCGCAACATGCTGGGATTCGTGGCCGTGATCGCCCTGATCACGTTCGTCATCGAATGGCGCACCCGGTCGGTGACCGCAGCGACCTCGGTGGCGTCTGTCGGATTGGCCGGCTTCCTCGCACTCCTCTCGTCCTCCCCCACCGTGCTGGTCCTCGCCGTGGCCGTGGGCATCGCCTCGGTGGCCCTGATGATCGTCCGGCACGCTCCCGCCGAGCGGCGCAACCTCGTGCAGTGGGCGCTCGGCGCGGTGGTGGCGCTGGGACTGACCTTCGCGTTCGTGCTCCGTCACCAGATCATCGCGATGATGGACGCCGGATCCGACTTCTCCGTGCGCGCGACGCTGTGGAACACGATCCTCGACTTCACCGCTGTGAAGCCCCTGCAGGGCTGGGGGTGGTTCGGCCCCTGGCAGCGCGGCGAGTACCCGTTCACCTACATCAACTTCCAACTCGATGAGCGGCACGAGACGGCGCTGAACGCATACTTCGACGCCCTCCTGCAACTGGGCGCGGCAGGACTCGCGCTGTTCCTGCTCCTGGGTGGAGTCGCGCTCATCCGGTCCTGGCTGGTGGCCAGCGTCCGTCGTCCGGTCGTCTACGCCTGGACCCCCCTCGTGCTGGTCACGCTCGGGGTCGATTCGATGTTCGAGAGCTTCACACTCGCAGGAACCGGTTGGTTCATGCTGGTGCTGTGCGCGCTCCGAGCAGGGCAGTCCCGGTCCTGGCGCGAGCAGATCGACGCAGTGCACACCGGCGTCATCCCGATCCTGCGTCCGGAGCGGTAG
- the glf gene encoding UDP-galactopyranose mutase, translated as MDLLVVGSGFFGLTIAERAAEAGRKVTVIDRRHHIGGNAYSENEPETGIEVHRYGAHLFHTSNETVWEYVNRFTTFTNYVHRVYTTHKGVVFPMPVNLGTINQFFQSAYTPDEARALIKEQAGEFDAKTARNFEEKGIALVGRPLFEAFFRDYTAKQWQTDPQKLSGDIISRLPVRYNYDNRYFNDTWEGLPTDGYTAWLERMADHPNIEVKLNVDYFDESQPLNKRATVGQVPVVYTGPVDRYFDYAEGALSWRTLDFEQEVLNVGDFQGTTVMNYPDMDVPYTRIHEFKHFHPERKDVYTSDKTVIMREFSRFAEREDEPYYPVNTQADRDGLLAYRELAKGEQGVHFGGRLGTYQYLDMHMAIGSALSMWNNTLS; from the coding sequence ATGGATCTCCTCGTCGTCGGGTCGGGCTTCTTCGGCCTCACCATCGCTGAGCGCGCTGCTGAGGCAGGTCGCAAAGTCACCGTCATCGATCGCCGCCACCACATCGGCGGCAATGCCTACAGCGAGAACGAGCCCGAGACGGGCATCGAAGTGCATCGCTATGGGGCGCACCTGTTCCACACGTCGAACGAGACGGTGTGGGAGTACGTGAACCGCTTCACGACCTTCACGAACTACGTGCACCGGGTGTACACGACGCACAAGGGCGTCGTCTTTCCGATGCCGGTGAACCTCGGCACGATCAACCAGTTCTTCCAGTCGGCGTACACGCCCGATGAGGCCCGCGCGCTCATCAAGGAGCAGGCGGGGGAATTCGATGCGAAGACGGCGAGGAACTTCGAGGAGAAGGGCATCGCACTCGTCGGTCGCCCGCTGTTCGAGGCGTTCTTCCGCGACTACACGGCGAAGCAGTGGCAGACCGACCCGCAGAAGCTGTCCGGCGACATCATCAGCAGACTTCCGGTGCGCTACAACTACGACAACCGCTACTTCAACGACACGTGGGAGGGTCTGCCGACCGACGGCTACACCGCGTGGCTGGAGCGGATGGCAGATCACCCGAACATCGAGGTGAAGCTGAACGTCGACTACTTCGACGAATCGCAGCCGCTGAACAAGCGCGCGACCGTCGGACAGGTCCCGGTGGTCTACACCGGCCCCGTCGACCGGTACTTCGACTATGCGGAGGGCGCCCTCAGCTGGCGCACGCTCGACTTCGAGCAGGAGGTGCTCAACGTCGGCGACTTCCAGGGCACCACCGTCATGAACTACCCCGACATGGACGTGCCGTACACGCGCATCCATGAGTTCAAGCATTTCCACCCCGAGCGCAAGGACGTGTACACCTCGGACAAGACCGTCATCATGCGGGAGTTCTCCCGTTTCGCCGAGCGCGAAGACGAACCGTACTACCCGGTCAACACCCAGGCCGACCGGGACGGACTCCTTGCGTACCGTGAGCTCGCCAAGGGGGAGCAGGGCGTTCATTTCGGCGGGCGTCTCGGCACCTACCAGTACCTCGACATGCACATGGCCATCGGCTCGGCGCTGTCGATGTGGAACAACACTCTCTCGTAG
- a CDS encoding glycosyltransferase family 2 protein, producing the protein MSSPAERALIIVPAWNESQNVGNTVGEILAADPDYDVLVIDDGSSDDTAAQATRAGARVVILPFNMGVGGAMRTGFTYAQRHGYRRAIQVDADGQHNPADIAAVLTGLDVADISIGARFAEVGDYQARGPRRWAMKMLAGVISRVGGVRLTDVTSGFRAANHRAIDQYVRYYPAEYLGDTIDSLVGAIHAGLTVTQIPVAMRPRVHGKPSHDPFSAARYLMRAVFALSLALMRGRHTKEASS; encoded by the coding sequence ATGTCTTCACCTGCCGAACGCGCCCTCATCATCGTCCCGGCATGGAACGAGTCTCAGAACGTCGGAAACACCGTCGGCGAGATCCTCGCCGCCGATCCCGACTACGACGTGCTCGTCATCGACGACGGTTCCAGTGACGACACGGCAGCGCAGGCCACGCGCGCCGGGGCTCGCGTCGTGATCCTTCCGTTCAACATGGGAGTCGGCGGCGCGATGCGCACCGGCTTCACGTACGCGCAGAGGCACGGGTACCGCAGGGCGATCCAGGTCGACGCGGACGGTCAGCACAATCCCGCAGACATCGCCGCGGTTCTCACGGGACTCGATGTCGCCGATATCTCGATCGGCGCTCGATTCGCTGAAGTGGGCGACTATCAGGCACGCGGCCCACGCCGCTGGGCGATGAAGATGCTCGCCGGCGTGATCTCCAGGGTCGGCGGCGTGCGCCTGACCGACGTGACGTCCGGATTCCGGGCGGCGAATCACCGCGCCATCGATCAGTACGTCCGTTACTACCCCGCCGAATATCTGGGTGACACCATCGACTCCCTCGTCGGCGCGATCCACGCGGGCCTGACCGTCACGCAGATCCCGGTCGCCATGCGCCCTCGGGTGCATGGAAAGCCCAGCCATGATCCATTCAGCGCCGCGAGATACCTGATGCGAGCGGTCTTCGCGCTCTCGCTGGCCCTCATGCGCGGGCGCCACACCAAGGAAGCGTCGTCATGA
- a CDS encoding glycosyltransferase family A protein translates to MSLPSSGDDLRDAELTVVIPSYNSATWLPSTIDALAESVRVAGVAVEVLVIDDGSEDDTVAIVGSLAGAFPGDLRVVRQENQGRFLARWAGIQQARAEHVLLLDSRVLLGPRSLGHVMSGVAAEPQIAGWNAHVDIDPDAPLVGHFWEVPTHVFWGAYLRAPRPFDLTGANFDSAPKGTTAFLARKDVLTAAFEQAWPDGDAKLMSDDTKILRWLADFGGIRLDPGFSVIYRPRTTVKGFVKHSLDRGTMFVDSYAGTTLLRSAAILIASIAPVVVLGAIVALAATGAWPGALLVLGAVLLLLLVPLVPAAINRCPGRGLAAYCVILPVFTVPFWFGLVRGVFVHRRAFARRAEAASAGKAKQ, encoded by the coding sequence TTGAGCCTCCCCTCGAGCGGAGATGATCTCCGCGATGCAGAACTGACCGTCGTCATTCCGTCGTACAACTCGGCGACCTGGCTCCCGTCGACGATCGACGCCCTCGCCGAATCCGTGCGGGTGGCCGGGGTCGCTGTCGAAGTTCTCGTGATCGACGACGGCAGCGAAGACGACACCGTCGCGATCGTCGGGTCGCTGGCAGGAGCCTTCCCCGGCGACCTGCGTGTCGTGCGTCAGGAGAATCAGGGACGTTTCCTGGCCCGCTGGGCGGGTATCCAGCAGGCGAGAGCGGAGCACGTGCTGCTGCTCGACTCCCGGGTGCTGCTGGGGCCTCGCTCGCTCGGGCATGTCATGTCGGGAGTCGCCGCCGAACCGCAGATCGCCGGCTGGAACGCTCACGTCGACATCGACCCCGATGCGCCACTGGTCGGGCATTTCTGGGAAGTCCCGACCCACGTCTTCTGGGGTGCCTACCTCCGCGCACCGCGGCCGTTCGACCTGACGGGAGCGAACTTCGATTCGGCGCCCAAGGGGACGACGGCGTTCCTGGCCCGCAAGGACGTCCTCACAGCGGCGTTCGAACAGGCGTGGCCGGACGGCGACGCCAAACTGATGTCGGACGACACGAAGATCCTCCGTTGGCTGGCCGACTTCGGCGGCATCCGTCTGGATCCTGGCTTCTCGGTGATCTATCGTCCGCGGACGACGGTCAAGGGCTTCGTCAAGCATTCGCTCGACCGCGGGACCATGTTCGTCGACAGCTACGCCGGCACGACCCTGTTGCGTTCGGCCGCCATCCTGATCGCCTCGATCGCGCCGGTCGTTGTTCTCGGCGCGATCGTCGCCCTGGCCGCAACGGGGGCGTGGCCCGGTGCCCTCCTGGTTCTCGGGGCCGTCCTCCTGCTGCTTCTCGTGCCGCTCGTTCCGGCAGCGATCAACCGCTGTCCCGGTCGCGGTCTGGCCGCCTACTGCGTCATTCTTCCCGTCTTCACCGTCCCGTTCTGGTTCGGCCTTGTGCGCGGTGTCTTCGTGCACCGGAGGGCTTTTGCACGGCGAGCTGAAGCCGCGTCTGCTGGAAAGGCAAAGCAATGA
- a CDS encoding UDP-N-acetylglucosamine 2-epimerase, with amino-acid sequence MIIFIYGTTAEAIKLAPIMRRLDAKGVPYEQWVTYQHTDSLRKAIPELGLTAPDRVLADGYKGKPLKSPLQMLRWMLDVGRWSVSHVRAIRRSLPERSIVLVHGDTMTTVLGTFIGRRLGLPVAHVEAGLRSGDWRHPFPEELDRRIVGRLARIHYAPTEDEANNLAGRKNVIITHGNTAKDGVRDAAETAVTSEDDFGLVLLHRFEFISNTALVAATLRTLDAHSRLPLKLVVDAYSRDAVEGTISELGLTKFSITPKLEHGAFVAVLRAAKFVVTDSGGIQEEAAELGTPTLIHRKVSERGDGLGTNAILSGWDQARIEDFLGRYEDYRVLDVDRGDSPSDIIVEDLTRRGFARAAASSL; translated from the coding sequence ATGATCATCTTCATCTACGGCACCACCGCCGAGGCCATCAAGCTCGCCCCGATCATGCGCAGGCTCGACGCGAAGGGCGTGCCCTACGAGCAGTGGGTGACCTACCAGCACACCGATTCGCTGCGCAAGGCGATCCCCGAGCTCGGCCTCACCGCGCCCGATCGGGTGCTCGCCGATGGCTACAAGGGCAAGCCGTTGAAGTCCCCGTTGCAGATGCTGCGCTGGATGCTCGACGTCGGGCGCTGGTCCGTCTCCCATGTGCGGGCGATTCGGCGTTCACTGCCGGAGCGCTCCATCGTCCTCGTGCACGGAGACACGATGACGACAGTGCTCGGCACCTTCATCGGTCGCCGCCTCGGTCTGCCGGTCGCTCACGTCGAAGCCGGCCTGCGTTCGGGTGACTGGCGGCATCCCTTCCCGGAGGAGCTCGATCGCAGGATCGTCGGGCGCCTGGCAAGGATCCACTACGCACCGACCGAGGACGAAGCGAACAATCTCGCCGGTCGGAAGAACGTCATCATCACTCACGGCAACACCGCGAAGGATGGCGTGAGGGACGCCGCTGAAACCGCGGTCACGAGCGAGGACGACTTCGGTCTCGTGCTCCTGCACCGGTTCGAATTCATCTCGAACACCGCGCTCGTCGCTGCGACCCTGCGCACGCTCGACGCGCACAGCCGTCTGCCGCTGAAGTTGGTCGTCGACGCCTATTCGCGAGATGCGGTCGAAGGGACGATCAGCGAACTCGGACTCACGAAGTTCAGCATCACGCCGAAGCTCGAGCATGGAGCGTTCGTCGCCGTCCTGCGAGCGGCGAAGTTCGTCGTCACGGACTCCGGCGGAATCCAGGAGGAGGCCGCCGAACTTGGAACCCCGACGCTGATCCACCGCAAGGTGTCCGAGCGCGGCGATGGACTCGGCACCAACGCGATCCTGTCGGGATGGGACCAGGCGCGCATCGAGGACTTCCTGGGGCGCTACGAGGACTACCGAGTGCTCGACGTGGATCGTGGAGATTCTCCCTCGGACATCATCGTCGAGGACCTCACGCGTCGCGGGTTCGCGCGAGCCGCCGCCTCTTCGCTCTGA
- a CDS encoding ABC transporter permease, whose translation MSHAAVGAPGTPRRYLHSLWILSARDLRVRYATSFLGYLWSVLDPLVMSLIYWFVFTQIFHRSVGEEPYIVFLIVALLPWVWFNTSVSDFTRAFRKDARLVRSTAIPRSIWVNRIALSKGIEFLFSLPVLVLFAVFNGATVNWGLLWFPVAVLLQVVLLVGLGLLVAPLCVLYTDLERTTALILRALFYASPVIYSFSDLPAPFDTIGAFNPLSGIFILYRVGFFPDQWQTIPVLISAVMSLGILVLGMWTFGRLERPVLKEL comes from the coding sequence GTGAGTCACGCAGCTGTCGGGGCGCCGGGGACGCCCCGGCGATACCTGCATTCTCTGTGGATCCTGTCGGCGCGAGACCTGCGCGTGCGCTACGCCACGAGCTTCCTCGGATACCTCTGGTCGGTGCTGGATCCTCTGGTGATGAGCCTGATCTACTGGTTCGTCTTCACGCAGATCTTCCACCGCAGTGTGGGGGAAGAGCCGTACATCGTCTTCCTCATCGTCGCCCTCCTGCCCTGGGTGTGGTTCAACACGTCCGTGTCGGACTTCACCCGTGCGTTCCGCAAGGACGCGCGGCTCGTGCGGTCCACGGCGATCCCGCGCTCGATCTGGGTGAACAGGATCGCACTGAGCAAGGGGATCGAGTTCCTCTTCTCGCTCCCCGTTCTCGTGCTCTTCGCCGTCTTCAACGGGGCCACGGTCAACTGGGGACTGCTCTGGTTCCCGGTCGCCGTCCTGCTGCAGGTCGTGCTGCTCGTCGGCCTGGGTCTGCTCGTGGCACCGCTCTGCGTGCTCTACACCGACCTGGAGCGCACCACCGCGCTCATCCTCCGTGCGCTCTTCTACGCATCGCCGGTGATCTACAGCTTCTCCGATCTACCGGCGCCGTTCGACACCATCGGGGCGTTCAATCCGCTCTCGGGGATCTTCATCCTCTACCGCGTCGGATTCTTCCCCGACCAGTGGCAGACGATCCCGGTGCTGATCAGTGCCGTGATGAGCCTGGGCATCCTCGTGCTGGGCATGTGGACCTTCGGGCGTCTGGAACGACCCGTGCTGAAGGAGCTGTGA
- a CDS encoding glycosyltransferase family 2 protein — MTHAPFDPASATIVIVTFNRSHLLTGLLTSITAMEPKPGHVVIIDNASSDDTTEVVESFREGIGTEIVYRRLETNTGGSGGFSEGMRTAYELGSEWIWMMDDDVEVLPDGLARMGKWTPRFKSIQGRRYDYDGSEFYWQYRIAERMGIPIPFAPSGFDESGFKEMNSGCFEGMFIHRSIVTQIGLPDPRFFIYWDDQMYGWLASRKTTAVIVDEFVLRRTREIKQWDMGVRHMNASSNAYRFYIMRNRAFIKNYYRVHGAYNPLLFALGTSMTFAKELIRLVFVERTVRGTSNLFRGLREGGKLGRDRSWKPMPPLEA, encoded by the coding sequence GTGACACACGCCCCCTTCGACCCGGCATCCGCGACGATCGTCATCGTCACCTTCAACCGATCGCACCTGCTCACCGGCCTCCTCACGAGCATCACCGCGATGGAACCGAAGCCCGGCCACGTCGTGATCATCGACAACGCCTCGTCTGATGACACGACCGAGGTCGTCGAGTCCTTCCGTGAGGGCATCGGTACCGAGATCGTCTACCGCAGGCTGGAGACGAACACCGGCGGATCCGGTGGCTTCAGCGAGGGCATGCGCACCGCCTACGAGCTCGGATCCGAATGGATCTGGATGATGGACGACGACGTCGAGGTGCTCCCCGACGGCCTTGCCAGGATGGGCAAGTGGACCCCGCGCTTCAAGAGCATCCAGGGGCGCCGCTACGACTACGACGGCAGCGAGTTCTACTGGCAGTACCGCATCGCCGAGCGCATGGGCATCCCGATCCCGTTCGCACCTTCGGGCTTCGACGAATCCGGGTTCAAAGAGATGAACAGCGGATGCTTCGAGGGCATGTTCATCCATCGCTCGATCGTCACGCAGATCGGCCTGCCCGACCCTCGCTTCTTCATCTACTGGGATGACCAGATGTACGGCTGGCTCGCTTCCCGGAAGACGACCGCGGTGATCGTGGACGAGTTCGTCCTGCGCCGCACCCGTGAGATCAAGCAGTGGGACATGGGCGTCCGCCACATGAACGCGTCCAGCAACGCCTACCGCTTCTACATCATGCGCAATCGGGCATTCATCAAGAACTACTACCGGGTGCATGGCGCGTACAACCCGCTGCTCTTCGCACTGGGCACGTCGATGACCTTCGCGAAGGAGCTCATCCGCCTGGTCTTCGTGGAGCGCACGGTGCGCGGCACGAGCAACCTCTTCCGCGGGCTCCGAGAGGGCGGCAAGCTCGGTCGAGACCGTTCCTGGAAGCCCATGCCGCCTCTGGAGGCGTGA
- a CDS encoding ABC transporter ATP-binding protein — MAAAIEVQGLGVRFRRNRRGRRSFKDLFSGASRRSRPGEFWALRDVSFTVQPGESIGVVGRNGQGKSTLLRLVARVLLPDEGSVVVNGGVAPLIEITGGFVGDLTVRENVRLTAGLHGMSRDEVSRRYDGIIAFAELAGFEDTPYKHLSNGMKVRLAFSVVSQLDEPILLVDEVLAVGDKAFREKCYKRIDELLAEGRTLFFVSHNERDLRRFCTRGLYLDKGGLVLDAPIREVLDRYNADYSL, encoded by the coding sequence ATGGCGGCCGCGATCGAAGTCCAGGGGCTGGGCGTCCGCTTCCGCCGGAACCGCCGCGGTCGGCGCAGCTTCAAGGATCTGTTCTCCGGAGCCTCGCGGCGTTCCCGTCCAGGAGAGTTCTGGGCGCTCCGGGACGTCTCGTTCACGGTACAGCCGGGCGAGTCGATCGGTGTCGTCGGACGCAACGGGCAGGGCAAGTCCACGCTGCTTCGTCTGGTCGCCCGCGTCCTCCTTCCGGACGAGGGCTCCGTCGTCGTCAACGGTGGTGTCGCCCCGCTGATCGAGATCACCGGAGGGTTCGTCGGCGACCTCACCGTACGGGAGAACGTGCGGCTCACTGCCGGGCTGCACGGGATGTCCCGCGACGAGGTCTCGCGCCGTTATGACGGCATCATCGCGTTCGCCGAGCTCGCCGGATTCGAGGACACGCCCTACAAGCACCTCTCCAACGGCATGAAGGTGCGCTTGGCCTTCTCCGTGGTCTCTCAGCTCGATGAGCCGATCCTGCTCGTCGACGAGGTGCTCGCCGTCGGCGACAAGGCGTTCCGAGAGAAGTGCTACAAGCGCATCGACGAACTGCTCGCGGAGGGGCGCACGTTGTTCTTCGTCAGCCACAACGAGCGCGACCTCCGACGCTTCTGCACGCGTGGGCTCTATCTCGACAAGGGCGGTCTCGTGCTGGACGCACCGATCCGCGAAGTCCTCGATCGCTACAACGCCGACTACTCGCTGTAA